GGCGAGGACGCCGAGTTCGAATCCCTGGAGCTTCTCTATAGCCGGTTGATCGCTGACTTCTGGGAGCTGCAGGGTGGCGTGGGCTACCAGGGCGGGGTCTTCTCGGACGATCATCCCGAGCGTTCCTATGGCGTGATTGGCCTCCTAGGTACCATGCCTTATGTCTTCGAGGTTGATGCTGCTCTGCAGGTCAGCGACGAAGGCGACGTCTCGGCCAGTTTCGAGGGTGAGTACGACCTGCGTCTGACCCAGCGCCTCTACCTTCAGCCACGCACCGAGATCGCCGTTGCCGCCAGCGAGGTCGAGGAGTTCGGCGTTGGCAAAGGCCTCAACGCCGTCCGCGCAGGATTGCGGCTGCGTTACGAGATAACCAGGCGCTTCGCGCCCTATGTCGGCGCCTACTGGGAAAAGCAGTATGGCGATACGGCCGATCTTACCCGGGCCAGCGGTGGTGCGACCGAAGACACCGGCGTCGTGGCGGGAGTGAGGCTGATGTTCTGACCCTAGTTGTGTTTTTGATGCGGGCGCCACCGAAAGGTGGCGTTTTTTCACAATTCACGATTGGATTTTCAGTTCTATTTCAAGTTGTATCGCTACCATGAGAGTGTCATCAACCAAGGAGGATGCTCTCATGAAGCTCAAGATCGTCACTTTAGGGATCGCAGTGGCAAGTGTACTTTCAATGCCGACTATGGCCGCTATGGGGGGCTCCGCTCCTCAGGAATTACCGGTGCTGGATAGAGGCATTTCCTCCACGCAGATTCTGGCGAACGGACATCCGAAACGCTTCCAGATCAATATCGATCAACCTACCACGCTGAGGGTAACCAGCGAGCAATTCCCCGGCGTATCGGGCTCAGGCGTCCGGATCATGGCCACGCTGTATGACGATTCCGGTCGTCGTGTGGCGGAAGCATCCAGTCCGCGAGGTCACTTCCAGCTCTCACGCCAGCTGCAACCAGGTGCATACGAGGTGGAAGTCTCAGGATGGTCGTATACCCAAAATGCGGATAATCTCAGCAATCGGTATCAGCTACACGTCGCCTATTGATTCCCCTTGTCAGTCATGATGTGAACCAGAAGGGCCAGCCGTGAGCTGGCCTTTTTTTATAGAAGACTGGTATCTCGTCACGGAATATTCAGCGTAGATTCAGAATCATTTGCTAATTTAATGGTGTCGTAAGCGGCGTCAATTACAAGCTATAGACATTGAGGTGTCATCATGTGGAATAACAAGAAGGCTCCCTTGATCAATATGACGGCCATAGCCTTGGCAATCGGATCGACGTCTGCGTCGGCCCTGGAAACCGAAGTGGGAGAGACCACTGTAGGGCTTTATGGTTACGCCAGGCTGAATATGGCCTATAACTTCGATCGGGATGCCGGATCGGCAAACGAAGGTTATTTTGGAGAAGTCGAAAGGTCGGAAGGTAAGGTCGGTGATCAGTTTCAGATATCCGCCACCCAGAGCCGCATTGGCTTTCGAACCAGCACGCCTGTCGATGGAAGCATGCTTGACACCGTTATCGAGGGGGACTTCTGGTCCTACAACGATGACAATCCTCGATTCAGATTACGGCATGCCTATGGGTCATGGAATGGCATCCTTGCTGGGCAGACTTGGTCGAATTACACCACCTTTGTCGCTTCCACGCCCACACTGGATTTCTTTGGAACGGCGGGTGGCAATGGCTATGGATCTCGCGTAGCTCAACTTCGCTACACAATGGGCCATCTCTCGATGGCCGTCGAAGACCCTAAAGCTCAGTTGGCCGAAAATATAGATGGCTCCGTGCCAGGAGGGGCTTCGCTACCGGACAATGACGATGCCGTATCATCGATTCCTGCGTTGAGCCTGCGCTATGAAGATAGTATAGGGGACTTTTCCTATTCCCTTGCAGGTATCGCGCGACAGCTGAAATACGATACTGGAAGCGAAAAGGACACGAAAATGGGTTATGGGGCATTTGCTGGCGGCTCTTACGGTATTGGGCCAGTGACTTTGAGAGGAATTGTACACGCCAGCGAAGGTGCCAACAGCTACCTCTACCTGTCTGGCGATTT
This portion of the Billgrantia sulfidoxydans genome encodes:
- a CDS encoding copper resistance protein B, giving the protein MNNRIPLTAAGVLLATTAFSVAQAEDGYDAPAGWPSPVVEHNMGMALFDRLEYVVPDKGEEAVVWDFEAWYGGDVNRVYLKSEGENVQGDGEDAEFESLELLYSRLIADFWELQGGVGYQGGVFSDDHPERSYGVIGLLGTMPYVFEVDAALQVSDEGDVSASFEGEYDLRLTQRLYLQPRTEIAVAASEVEEFGVGKGLNAVRAGLRLRYEITRRFAPYVGAYWEKQYGDTADLTRASGGATEDTGVVAGVRLMF
- a CDS encoding DcaP family trimeric outer membrane transporter, producing MWNNKKAPLINMTAIALAIGSTSASALETEVGETTVGLYGYARLNMAYNFDRDAGSANEGYFGEVERSEGKVGDQFQISATQSRIGFRTSTPVDGSMLDTVIEGDFWSYNDDNPRFRLRHAYGSWNGILAGQTWSNYTTFVASTPTLDFFGTAGGNGYGSRVAQLRYTMGHLSMAVEDPKAQLAENIDGSVPGGASLPDNDDAVSSIPALSLRYEDSIGDFSYSLAGIARQLKYDTGSEKDTKMGYGAFAGGSYGIGPVTLRGIVHASEGANSYLYLSGDFFNGADAYVDTDGKLQTLSGNGAAAGVSLQLSPKYSLNASYGYTDVDLGDTSVQGNAGRKNQNAFVNVMWTPSERLMYGIEYGYFETELADGREEDASRVMVAAQYSF